From the genome of Chroicocephalus ridibundus chromosome 1, bChrRid1.1, whole genome shotgun sequence, one region includes:
- the DUSP6 gene encoding dual specificity protein phosphatase 6, which yields MLDTFRPVPFASEMAISKSVAWLNEQLEMGNDRLLLMDCRPQELYESSHIESAINVAIPGIMLRRLQKGNLPLRSLVSSSEEDRERFARRCGTDTVVLYDEHSRDWNENTGGESVLGLLLKRLKDEGCKAFYLEGGFSKFQAEFALHCETNLDSSCSSSSPPLPVLGLGGLRISSDSSSDIESDIDRDPNSATDSDGSPLSNNQPSFPVEILPYLYLGCAKDSTNLDVLEEFGIKYILNVTPNLPNLFENAGEFKYKQIPISDHWSQNLSQFFPEAISFIDEARGKNCGVLVHCLAGISRSVTVTVAYLMQKLNLSMNDAYDIVKMKKSNISPNFNFMGQLLDFERTLGLSSPCDNRVPNQQLYFTTPSNQNVFQVDSLQST from the exons ATGCTAGATACGTTCAGACCCGTCCCTTTCGCGTCGGAAATGGCGATTAGTAAATCCGTGGCGTGGCTGAACgagcagctggagatgggcaaCGACCGGCTGCTGCTGATGGACTGTCGGCCGCAGGAGTTGTACGAGTCGTCCCACATCGAGTCGGCCATCAACGTGGCCATCCCCGGCATCATGCTGCGGCGGCTGCAGAAGGGCAACCTGCCCCTGCGCTCCCTCGtctccagcagcgaggaggaCCGGGAGCGCTTCGCCCGCCGGTGCGGCACCGACACGGTGGTGCTGTACGACGAGCACAGCCGCGACTGGAACGAGAACACGGGCGGCGAGTCCgtgctggggctgctcctcaAGCGCCTCAAAGACGAAGGCTGCAAGGCGTTTTATCTGGAAG GTGGTTTCAGCAAGTTCCAGGCCGAGTTCGCCCTGCACTGCGAAACTAACCTAGACAGTTCGTGTAGCAGCAGCTCTCCTCCTTTGCCAGTCCTGGGCTTGGGAGGCCTCCGAATCAGCTCCGATTCCTCATCAGACATTGAATCTGACATTGACAGAGACCCCAATAGTGCCACCGACTCCGATGGCAGCCCTCTCTCCAACAACCAGCCTTCCTTCCCGGTGGAGATTTTACCCTACCTCTACTTAGGCTGTGCCAAGGACTCCACTAATCTGGACGTTTTAGAAGAGTTTGGCATTAAATACATCTTGAATGTTACCCCCAACCTGCCGAATCTCTTTGAAAACGCCGGCGAGTTCAAGTACAAACAGATCCCGATCTCTGACCACTGGAGCCAAAATCTGTCTCAGTTCTTTCCTGAGGCTATCTCCTTTATAG ATGAAGCACGGGGGAAGAACTGTGGCGTCCTGGTGCATTGCTTAGCAGGGATCAGCCGCTCGGTCACAGTGACGGTGGCCTACCTCATGCAGAAGCTCAACTTGTCCATGAACGATGCCTACGATATTGTCAAGATGAAGAAGTCCAACATTTCGCCCAACTTCAACTTCATGGGTCAGCTGCTGGACTTTGAGCGGACTCTGGGTCTGAGCAGCCCCTGTGACAATCGAGTGCCGAACCAGCAGCTGTACTTCACCACCCCTTCCAACCAGAATGTCTTCCAGGTGGATTCCCTGCAGTCCACGTGA